The nucleotide window attacaatcaatctttgtattaatttttttatttactttccaaatatttaaacattttccgaATTCATCGATAGCTAAAATTAGGTTATCACGAAATATAAATGCCGGAACTACataagtaaaagataatttaaaatcaagatatctgtatctttttaaatcataaataaaaactatatcgtAAGAATTTGTATGACAAGAATTTCTAATCATTAAGTACAGCTGATGTTCTGTAGCAgagaaattaatatcatttataaataaatcacttgAATTAGGAATGAATACCTCAATTTTTTctgacttttcttttaaattccaaatatttattatagttttattataatcacCATCGAGAATAGCACCGATAAATTGGTGTCCATTTTGATCACATCGTAATGTTAAATCACaaggaaacaaattaatatttgaactGTACCATTGTGATATATTGTAATCATGAGGTAATGATGAAAGGTGTGATACATCTTTATCGAAGAGACATCTATATGATAACTGAAACCCATTATCAGTATAATGAAATACTTGTAAAAGATTACACTGCACAATTACAAGATAATTAttacatactttaataaaatttgaacaaacatgatacaatgaaaattttatatcttctACATGATAAGGTACATTTTTAATGTCCCAAACAGATATTTTTCTTGCAttatcataaacaaataaaaaaatatcatcatcaCCTTCTGTAGTATGAAAATCGCTCAACATTTCaaccattttaaaacatttaaaattgccCTTACTCCAATTACATTTCAATTTGGCCCATCTCATAAATGTTTTACGCCACTTACATAATGGTTCAAAGTCGATTGCAGAATATGGTTCATAATTTGATTTTGATTCTGAACTGTTAGTAACTaaactttctaaataatttaattcttcacCGCTCttacaaactataaaatttttacacacaTGATGCcaaatttcattactatttataAAGTTCCTCCATGAAAAATTGACCAATGAGCAAGAGAAAAGATCATCTGTCGAGAGATATTTTGCAATATCTATAAAAACTTCCTCTGGTAACTGAGttatatccattatttaaaaataaaatacacaaatcctgaaacaaatttaaaaaacttagtttatttgaacaaaaattataaatttaacttataatttaaatggaatataAACCCTGAGCTTTACGCGGATTTTTCTACTGTCCTTACACaagatatcaaagaaaaaatttgcaaattctcaattttttcttttttgaagccATACTAAAAATTAGAGACTAATCAAGTTTCAGTGTGATAGTTTTAGTTTAGCTGAAAAAAAGTGTTTCTGTTCCATCCACACAGTCTGACACTGAAAAGAGAGGATTCAATTGGCtcaaatgtttgtaaaaattaaaatcacaataagCTCATGTCTAAAAATCACAGACCTTGCAACAAAAAGAGACAAAATTGGTTTTGAACTGAactgaaaatagtttttgaaattaaatttgcatatataaataatgtgcAAAAGCggtattaatttttcaagatatgAAACAAACAACACAGCTGAAATAGTATGGAATGACCATTTCTAATagtaatttactttgtttaattgaataaatcaataattttcaacTATAGTCTGTATAAATTTGTacctataatataaaatactgatacacACATGGAGTctgtaatattctatttattgaattttgtttaattttatctgaacattttattttaattttttttatgataaatgacagttaaaatataattcttaatattttgaattctactaaaagaaaatagtaaaataatcattattatacaaagaatttaaatatttgttagaaatattaagtaaataaaatttaattttttttacttcataattgactgaaaattattaacaagcaataaatctgatattttatGAAGATAAGAATACTTGTTTAAGGTCAACttcttgttacaaaaattaaagtacgtatagttttaaaattgggctcacttttaaaaagaattagtaaattcgtcattttttaaaaaataatttttggttgaaTTATGATCAGATGCAGACAAGGTGGACAAAGTAATACTGAAATAGTGAACTAGGTCTAACTTGAATTAATGTAaggtagataataaaattatatataataaattatttagaagtaaatatcaaaataaattaccgaTTAATTGATTAACCAACTCTGATGGAATGAAAGGGTTAAACCTTAAATTTGGACAAAATTGGTTGGATTTAAACCACAAATGAAACTTGTACAAATTACAGTATTTCTAAGCGATTTTCTCAACACATATCGAGACATTAAATGAAGGTCatatcagtatcaaatttttaAGAGGTAGACAAGGGAGTTACTACAAAATGTTCTACAGTTCTCCAACTTTTTATCATAACTAACcatatagaatttaaatataattaaatccttgtatttataaaacttacagtaaaaaataagaattctgtcagttttataaaagatatccGTTGTactgaaaatgtaattataataataattattgatctgATAAAACTACATAAGTGTAGTCAATTAACTTACTGTTTAGGTAAACTTAAACATGAATTTTGAGgttattacaagaaaatatacaATGGCGAACCTACATCAACTGCGAATAATACTTGTTTATatactaatgtaaaattaataattaagctgttaaaaacactaattacatcataaaactcacaagaaaataagtttaaattgtaaaaaagattgtgataattttaaaacaaaattgaaacacTTTTATCTGCAATCACGTCAACGCTAGCTACGTAGCTCTACATACATAATCTTTTTGCAACAAACATAACTTACACTTTCATGTTATGtaagtaaaaaactaaatatatatacttacgcTTTCTTTATCAATAATGGGCAAGAACGCAACTTTCAGTTTCTCGTATAGTATTCCTATTACGGAATCGACAAATCGATACTTGAAATTATCGAATTCGAAAGAAGAAAAGGTTTACGACTGTTAAGAACCTAGAAAGTTCATACATGGTCAGTTATATTACTAGAGCTcaggtcagttatttttacacggatgtgaatactagatcgtggataccggtgttctttggtggttgggtttcaattaaccacacatttcaggaatggtcaaactgagactgtacaagactacactcatacacatcatcctctgaagaattatctaaacggtagttaccggaagctaaacaggaaaaagtaagaaaaataataaatgcatcaACGAAATAGATAAACAATTGTGGTGCTCCGGAATACTAAAGTGAATCGACTATTTCTAGTTTGTATCACATACATGAATTTAAAGGATTGCTAGGCGATGctgaaattgaagaaataaaagttaatggctgtctggagaattttttttaattagtaaaacttaatgattattttatactcaaaaaatatactagtaaaaaacaaaatttatgccAAATTCAGTTCTAGAGCCTTTCCCGAACTTAAATTCACcatataatttttcttacgaAGCGCTTCCTATTGAGTGTGCGGATAGgataattgttttcaaattaaaaatttagctcAGATCAAACAACGATCGTCCTCCCGTATTAACCCCCCAACCCTATTTCGTTGTAAAACGTCATTAccacataatttatattacatttgttgctgcacatgtaaaaaataattaactcgaGTTCATGTTCATTCTTgtctaaatttaaaatgatgttaaaacAACTCACACTTATATGAATACATCATCATACTGTGGATGctgttatttagttttttgatatttattgttaaaattacaaccGTACATCGTAGTTATTGGAACAACGTTTAATGTTATAGTGACCGTTGTAGTAATTGCAATTCGGTATCGATATTGACTTTTTGCGAACGtgtttgaattatttgttttatcaaaggATAAAATGAATTGTGCTCTTTTGTTTCAACATTCTGGTATTTTGCCAAAACATAAACTTCGTAACcagcctggagccgtcatgaccgctgcttccggggacccgtctgttaaacgcaggcggaaacctGGGAaaaaatggtggtcctctgacctcaGCGTgttgcgcgcaagagttaggtccgatAGGAGAAAATACCAGCGTACCTCCcccaacggggattatcgttgataaCGTGCGCAGGGGTGTGGTGGCGCGCTGAGTATGGGTgtggatctaccggcgcgcccgtaatgagtatgttcatgccatcaaggaagccacattcaagttatggcaagactccatgcgcgagttgcagcgcaacccctggcagctcgcaaaatcatgtttccggccaaagccattgctcGTAATCTCCAGTATTCGATGTGATTTtggtgaccacactttaacatcagtggtgacttaccaggcgttcctggatattCTGTTTCCAGATAATCCGGAGGGtaaagcagaagtcggcgttagggcggggtttatgcccttccctggcgtacggAATGTGGATTCCGTTGATATAGGTTTCttgaatggcactgaaaaaggcaccgggtattgaccaacttgacctggATATATTACTCCATCTGCTGCTTGTCATGAGAAaaccgcttggcaggctgttctcggggtgcctaaactGGGGATGCTTCCCGacttggaaagtggctttggtgagattgctcttaaaaccaggaaaggatcctaataaggtcggcagttatcgacccatcagcctcttgccggtaattgGCAAGTTgtttgaaaggctggttgtggaacagcTCTGCGTAAGcgttgaggtgaactgttttctaaatcgaggccagtttGACTCACGAAGGGATTGGAACCGAGGATTACAAGATTGCCGAGgcggaaagcgccgactgtaaatatgtttttacatatttaaacaaattttttacagacatagaggcagcatttgcTTCCTTGTgatggagttctgtcctctatgagttggaacaccgcaatgttcccgtagccctgcaagCCATGGTACGTgcctatttgtctaaccgtacggctatGTTTAAGGATGCgtacctagttgtggaaaaatctgtTACCAGGAGAAGCCCGCAGGCTTCCGTTTTCGGTCGATGTGGAACCTAGTATTCGCATTGTCGAACCGGTTAGGAGTTCCTAAATgctgttgctttgttcaaccagcatccgtagtttgcttaagggaaagactcttaccgcattgccgtgagAAACTAACCCTGAGTATGGTTGACCACCAGCCagttattatggctccaagcaccataaaatggtggacaggtatttgctggcattcagcgacctaggctgAATTTTTTATGACACCAGCCATTTCGAACAAAAGTTTTACGGGAACAAACAAACAAGCGATATTTCCAATAAGACTGCGAGAATCGAAAGAATGAAAGATTGGAAAAAGAAGTAATTAGCCAGACGGAATAATCAGACAGCTAGACACCGctgaaaaattctgatttttgatATTATACAATCAAATATGGCTGGATTTGGACTGACGGTTCCCCCGTCAGTAGAATGGGGACTACATATCCAGGACTGCACATGGGGAGTACATATACAGGACTTAAGTGTTAGATGCAAGAAAGCCCTGAACATTATTTAACCTTTATCAAACATAAATCGGGGCtgagataaagaaatattactgcTGCTCTCTAAAGCATCGGTTTAATCGAAGCTTGATTAAGGGtgtattcatccgctagaaagtcgcatctACGAAAGTTACACGTATACATAACAGCGGAATCAAATATACTACAGTCACTTTTCGTTCAACCCTGGACTAGTTTAATGTTATAATGCCGCTACATTATAACATTGTAGAAGAGAGATCTTACTGTTAacatatgcagcaaatatatatCCTTTTCctacgcattttttttttgtcttcagttgtttggctggtttgatgcagctttccaagattccctatctaatgctagtcttttcatttcagtatatcccctacatcctacatccctaacaatctgttttacatattccaagcattgcctacctgcacaatgttttccttctacctgtcgcactaatattaaagcgactattccaggatgccttaatatgtgacctataagtctgtctcttcttttaactatatttttccaaatgctactttcttccaTCAATTTGTCACAACACTTCTTCATtagttactttatccacccatctgatgtttaacattctcctgtagcaccccatttcaaaagcttctaatcttttctaatCGGGTactgcgatcgtccaagtttcacttccatataaagctacgctccaaacatatactttcaaaaatattttcttgacatttaaattaatttttgatgtaagcaaattatatttctgactgaaggctcgtttcactgtgctattcggcattttatatgactcctgcttcgtccatctttagtaattctgcttcccaaataataaaattcttctacctccataatcttttctcttcctacttttatattcagtgatccatcttcgttatttctactacatttcattactttcattttgttcttgtttattatcatgtggtagttcttgcgtaggtcttcatccatgccgttcattgtttcttttaagtCCTTTTTACTctaactagaattactatatcatcagcaaatcaaatcaaatcaaatttatgtctgtatttgaaacctaatttttttaaaatgctgaacattttattccagtctacgttatcgaatgccttttctagatccaTAAATGACAaatgtgttggtttgtttttctttaatcttccttctactattaatctgagcactaaaattgcttcccttctccctatacttttcctgaaaccaaattggtcttttcctaacttttcttccactctcctctcaattcttctgtacagaattgtagtTAAAATGTTTGATGCATgtctagttaagctaattgttctgtattcttcacattaactgctcctgctttctttggtatcatgactataacactcttattgaagtctgacggaacttcccctttttcgtaaatataacatagcagtttgtataatctatcaatcgcttcctcacttaaactgcacagtaattctgcatgtattccatctattccaggagcctttctaccattaaaatcttttaatgctctcttaaattcagatctcagtattgtttctcccctttcatcatcttcagcttcctcttcttcatctataacaccattctctaattcatttcctctgtataactcttcaatatattccatctaTCTATCAAATTTTCCTTTCGTACTATAAATTggtttaccatctttgtttaatacattattagattttaatttatgtaccccaaaattttccttactttcctgtatgctccgtctattttgccaacgttcatttctctttccacttctcaacacttttctttaatccactcttctttcgttagtttgcacttcctatttatagtatttcttaattgtcaatagttccttttactttcttcatcactagcacgcttatattttctaaatataagctttgcagtcgacgagttgatttctaaatctttgcttaaccatgatataatctatctgatacctttcaGTATCACctagctttttccatgtgtatatttttctattatgatttttaaattgggtgttggcagttactaaattatactttatgcAAAACTGTATAAGTCGGTCTCCTGTTTCATTCTTTttgtccagcccgtattcacccactatatttcctttcttgcctttgccaatgcttgcattccaatctcaaaatacagggtccggcatataaatctgacgattttgtagtaattgttatgttgacaccactgtcaatgagaaggcgggagtgttgtacatcgacaggtctatcgTGCTATTTCAGTAGCTAGTATGTCGCGGTCGGGTGAACGACGAACGTTTGTGATCgaagcctttttttaaaaataactattcggttattgtaacacagcgtttatttcgcagacatttcaatttaaatagacacgcgtctgttcctagtaggaatacgatattgttgcgggtgaagaattttaggaacacatcgtccgctttaaaaatgaaaccgacactacgaaaacggactgtgagaacgcctgaaaacattaacgctgtaagattagctgttacgcggtctccacgacgttcaggaGCGAGACGTGCTGCTGCgttagccatttctgatcgaagtgtacgactaATTCTtcacctgaaattccatccgtataagacgatgttagtgcagcaacttaacgCAAATGatcgggcgtctcgcaaagcagtttgcgaggtcatcctcgaaaatatCCACCGGGATgccgttattcttttaagtgacgaggcgcattgtcatctgtcaggatttgtgaataaacaaaattaccgttatcgGGCTTCgtataatccacggcaaattctttaaaaattacttcacggTCGATATGTTACAGtgcggtgtgcggtttcaaagtttgGCATAAtcggcccgtatttttttgaggagttaaatcgcagagtaacagtaacatctcatcgatacgtaaacatgttgaatgaatttctgcgaccgaaactgaatgaaaggacatgaaatttggtttcaacaggatgatgccaccgcccatacggcgagaatcgcaatggatgttctgcgagaaacatGTCCTGGACGTTTGTTTCCCGATTTGGcaacattccttggccagcgcgttcacctgatgctgtttgtgatttttttctgtgggggtatctcaaacttaaagtcttcagtagtcgaccacaatcaattgcagaactcaaggaggccattcagcAAGAAATTGAAACACTTctacaagtgatgattgagcgagcaatgtcaaatttcaGAATGAAGTTAagcgagtgtgtgaggagtaatggaaaacatttggacgacataatattcaaataaaaaaaaaatctttgtaattcactttaaattgcaaaaattgatcttttaatttgatatattaaatgttttaatagtacgaaacacagttgaATTATTATCCCTctaaaatcgtcaggtttatatgccggaccctgtatattatattattgaattttcatccccttttacgtgtttaattggctctacctcatcatcgtcatgggcgcttgtaggcatatagacgttaacaatcgttgtcggtttaggttttgattttatccttattacaatggtTCTATcgttatgcattttgaaatactctactctcttccctatcttctttacgaaacctacttctgcctgcccgttatttgaagctgagttaatcattctaaaatcacctaaccaaaagtcgttttcctattcccatcgaacctcgctaattcctaatacatttatcctatccatttccctctttaaattttctaacttaccagCCTTTTTTTAGACGTCTAACATTCCAGGCtttgactcgtagaatgttatttttttattttctggtgaccccttccttagtagtccccacctggagatcctaacgggggactagtttacctccggaatattttaccaaggaaggggCTTCCaactttgttatatgaaaatacagacagctacattttcttgaaaaaaagcagctgtagttttccattgctttcagctgtgcagtacttagaagattgagtgatgttgatatggccgtttaagtcgtcctgacctacgcccttaacaattactgaaagacctgctgccctctttcaggaaacATTCGACATGAAACTGAGTCATCGAGAGCAAGTGGCGGGGACCAAACTCAGAATCGGTTGCAcacgaataacaaatttatatttgttatctgGCGAAGATAGACCGATGTGCGCTGTATGTGATACATTTTTTTGGGCATGATATGTGAGATATGTGAGCATGTGAACATGATATGTTCACACAATTACAGGAGCTATCTGGTACACAAGTCTGTAGAGGAACTATACATTACTGTAGCTATCGGGTACGCGAGGCTGGTATAGTTTTAACAATCGACGTGTCACCGCTAAACAATTAatcacatctaaaaaaaaaatcttatataaggTGATGGGAGTCATAGTAAGAAGGTACCGAGACAAACAGCAATCTTAGCAAAACAGGATTACCACTACTGCTAAACGAAATTTACCTCCAGTCTAACAGACCAGTAGCTCCATTAAAGTGttaaagaattgaataaatatattttttttactcgggttttttacatcaatttatttattagtttttaaaagttaattatttttaatttaatacttttttataaacattagatGGGCTTGATAAAAAGGTtgctgtattattaaaaaaaaacatacataaaaatacaatacaacccaaataatcatattataaaatatattaggaataataataataataataataataataataataataataaaaatgatggaggATTTAAGGGgaatgtataaaatgaaatgtaatgaatGCATAAGATTTATACTGGTAAAActaacaatctttaaaaaaagatttattgaacATTAAAATGCTTAGCGAAACAGAAAGAGaggttattattttcattgtacaatacatatattataaaaaaatacaagatgaattgaaatatacacttttttctaAAGTTTGTTATAACATTTTGCAGGAAATAATGAATGTTGTTATTGttaacaaattcaattttaaa belongs to Lycorma delicatula isolate Av1 chromosome 1, ASM4794821v1, whole genome shotgun sequence and includes:
- the LOC142323136 gene encoding uncharacterized protein LOC142323136, with the translated sequence MDITQLPEEVFIDIAKYLSTDDLFSCSLVNFSWRNFINSNEIWHHVCKNFIVCKSGEELNYLESLVTNSSESKSNYEPYSAIDFEPLCKWRKTFMRWAKLKCNWSKGNFKCFKMVEMLSDFHTTEGDDDIFLFVYDNARKISVWDIKNVPYHVEDIKFSLYHVCSNFIKVCNNYLVIVQCNLLQVFHYTDNGFQLSYRCLFDKDVSHLSSLPHDYNISQWYSSNINLFPCDLTLRCDQNGHQFIGAILDGDYNKTIINIWNLKEKSEKIEVFIPNSSDLFINDINFSATEHQLYLMIRNSCHTNSYDIVFIYDLKRYRYLDFKLSFTYVVPAFIFRDNLILAIDEFGKCLNIWKVNKKINTKIDCNFFIDLRCFNIAGSHLLIGGKNVLENSQRTVSVFKLFSLECIFTTNVSYKVDFILLIQNTFLLLSGFCSRYFVSVTDIFKKCCLFTIEHHDFISVNSIHSKLITRADDSEVNLITFW